A genome region from Psychrobacter jeotgali includes the following:
- the gshB gene encoding glutathione synthase: MSQATTKSLNILVIMDPIERVNYKKDTTLAMMWSAQDRGHTLGYCQIHDLWLDRGQLMIDAQPVTAKRDPNDFYTLGDKTTAPVSDYDVILMRKDPPFNMRFLYSTYMLDHAKAAGVLVVNDPQALRDCNEKLFATWFSEHMSPTIVTSKQAHIRQFITEQQDVIVKPLDGMGGTGIFRLTADSPNIGVTLEILTELETLPIMAQRYLPEIKEGDKRVLIVDGAVVDYSLARIPVKGETRGNLAAGGSGVAMPLTDAERKVAEIVAPIVKEKGLMFVGLDLIGGRITEINVTSPTCVREIDDQCGTDIATDLIIAIEQKLNA; the protein is encoded by the coding sequence ATGAGTCAAGCTACTACTAAATCTCTAAACATACTGGTTATTATGGATCCTATAGAACGGGTCAACTATAAAAAAGACACTACTTTAGCTATGATGTGGTCGGCGCAAGATCGCGGACACACCTTGGGTTATTGTCAAATACATGATCTATGGCTCGATCGTGGGCAGTTGATGATAGATGCGCAGCCGGTGACTGCCAAGCGTGATCCCAATGATTTTTATACCCTTGGCGACAAGACCACCGCTCCAGTCAGTGATTATGACGTGATTTTGATGCGTAAAGATCCGCCATTTAATATGCGCTTTCTGTATTCAACTTATATGCTTGATCATGCCAAAGCAGCTGGGGTGTTGGTGGTTAATGATCCACAAGCACTGCGCGATTGTAATGAGAAGCTGTTCGCCACTTGGTTCAGTGAACACATGAGCCCGACCATCGTGACCAGTAAACAGGCGCATATCCGTCAGTTTATCACTGAGCAGCAAGACGTTATTGTCAAACCGCTTGATGGTATGGGCGGTACGGGTATTTTTCGTCTGACCGCCGATAGTCCTAATATTGGCGTAACGCTGGAGATACTGACCGAGCTTGAAACTTTGCCTATTATGGCGCAGCGTTATTTACCGGAGATTAAAGAAGGAGATAAACGGGTCTTAATCGTCGATGGGGCGGTGGTAGATTATTCCTTAGCCCGTATCCCCGTCAAAGGGGAGACCCGGGGTAACTTAGCGGCTGGTGGCAGTGGGGTTGCTATGCCATTGACTGATGCTGAGCGTAAAGTAGCCGAAATAGTAGCGCCAATTGTCAAAGAAAAAGGCCTTATGTTCGTGGGACTAGATCTAATCGGCGGACGTATTACCGAGATTAATGTCACCAGTCCTACTTGTGTGCGCGAGATTGATGATCAGTGCGGTACTGATATCGCAACCGATTTGATAATCGCTATTGAGCAAAAGCTAAACGCTTAA
- a CDS encoding Lnb N-terminal periplasmic domain-containing protein, producing the protein MSIKLNSISVVSSVNKINKQSGLPFIIAGLLLSIEAQALPTPLAVVNTDIQVTTNASAPLTAINSEPVYNAINNNTINDNGSDAISKSTNAESLLADWRQQAQVKNLAQHTTWRRLLYFIDEKKGLFSKGKSISVIEDSDFFLSSAGRQDSAAELDAMLVALASESVMPAGSQRSNSNSVQCRFPARVQWLAETLDIDNAYLQADCSEFEEWMAMLAPEQLSIMFGQEYLDNPISAFAHTLLRIDSPASVADSSQIHHAYALNDTVDGNPDDAFTVFAIKAISGGYDNRIEIDPYSEKLAKYLKEDERDTWTYQLDLTPSEVQQIIRHVWETKDLYIPYYFTTDNCASEILRLIDVVRPQQHLVSKLPYVVIPSDVINLLADEKLLVNTVYTPSDSTARQAQLNQAKQADELGYQTLSKEQANQIKSENLNPASSISKDGKRLEPPAITVSDNNPLDRHPLQRGHIGIGQRGDNAYIDLGLRAGYHDTLDRPSGFPQFFDLEGVAATLRFYDTDSNSNSPSSVELQNFTLVRGRSFNPVNSAKKGKTWGAAVEATRINDGSQQEGRGHLVGSAAFEYGQSWALGTPKAGSGEMPPQLCYTFATGALQAGRGINKGFRVGAGINAGCLYQINNRLRAQAELQLPYWYHGSSDQSDVKGSYWQPISTLGLQYDIDKKQALRINASYDWQDRVADNDDVKLSYMRYF; encoded by the coding sequence ATGTCTATAAAGTTAAACAGTATATCGGTAGTATCAAGCGTTAATAAAATAAATAAGCAAAGTGGTTTGCCTTTTATCATTGCTGGCTTATTACTCTCTATAGAGGCGCAGGCACTACCCACGCCATTAGCGGTGGTAAATACAGACATCCAGGTGACGACTAATGCTTCAGCGCCTTTGACGGCGATTAATAGCGAACCTGTCTATAATGCCATAAATAATAACACCATAAATGATAATGGCAGTGACGCTATCTCAAAGTCTACAAACGCTGAATCGTTATTGGCAGACTGGCGACAACAAGCTCAAGTAAAGAATCTAGCTCAGCATACAACATGGCGCCGGTTATTATATTTCATTGATGAAAAAAAAGGACTTTTTAGTAAAGGTAAAAGTATCAGTGTAATCGAGGATTCTGACTTCTTTTTAAGTAGCGCCGGTCGGCAGGATTCAGCCGCTGAGCTGGATGCTATGCTGGTAGCGCTCGCAAGCGAATCGGTTATGCCTGCTGGTAGTCAGCGTAGTAATAGCAACTCCGTCCAATGCCGTTTTCCAGCCCGAGTACAGTGGCTAGCTGAGACTTTAGATATCGATAATGCCTATTTGCAGGCAGACTGCTCAGAGTTTGAAGAGTGGATGGCTATGCTTGCACCTGAACAGTTATCCATTATGTTTGGTCAAGAGTATTTAGACAATCCGATTTCCGCTTTTGCCCATACTTTATTACGTATCGACTCGCCAGCGAGCGTAGCAGATTCTAGTCAAATTCACCATGCTTATGCGCTTAATGATACCGTCGATGGTAATCCTGACGACGCTTTTACTGTTTTCGCTATCAAAGCGATAAGCGGCGGTTATGACAATCGCATTGAGATTGATCCTTATTCAGAAAAACTAGCAAAATATCTAAAAGAAGATGAGCGGGACACTTGGACCTATCAGTTGGATTTAACCCCAAGCGAGGTACAACAAATAATACGCCACGTTTGGGAAACCAAGGATTTATATATCCCTTATTATTTCACTACCGACAACTGTGCTTCTGAGATTCTACGTCTTATCGATGTGGTGCGACCGCAGCAGCATTTGGTCAGTAAACTGCCTTATGTGGTCATTCCTTCTGATGTGATCAATTTACTGGCTGATGAGAAGTTGTTAGTAAATACTGTGTATACGCCATCCGATAGTACTGCCCGCCAAGCGCAGTTAAATCAGGCTAAACAAGCGGACGAATTAGGCTATCAAACGCTAAGTAAAGAGCAGGCCAATCAGATAAAGTCGGAGAACCTTAATCCAGCGTCCAGTATATCAAAGGATGGTAAAAGATTAGAGCCGCCTGCGATTACCGTCTCTGATAACAATCCGCTTGATCGCCATCCCTTACAGCGCGGACATATTGGTATCGGTCAGCGCGGTGATAACGCTTATATCGATTTGGGTCTACGCGCAGGTTATCATGATACGCTCGATCGCCCTTCAGGGTTTCCGCAGTTTTTTGATTTAGAAGGGGTAGCGGCGACTTTGCGTTTTTATGATACCGATAGTAATAGCAACTCTCCCTCTAGTGTGGAGTTGCAGAACTTTACTCTAGTTCGCGGTCGCTCTTTTAATCCAGTGAATTCTGCCAAAAAAGGCAAAACCTGGGGCGCAGCTGTGGAAGCTACCCGTATTAATGATGGCTCACAGCAAGAGGGTAGAGGGCATCTAGTGGGTAGCGCTGCCTTTGAGTATGGTCAGTCATGGGCGCTTGGTACGCCAAAAGCGGGCTCAGGCGAGATGCCGCCGCAGCTTTGCTATACCTTTGCTACTGGAGCACTGCAAGCTGGCCGCGGGATTAATAAAGGCTTTCGGGTAGGAGCTGGAATCAATGCAGGCTGCTTGTACCAGATTAACAATCGCTTACGCGCACAGGCTGAATTACAATTGCCGTATTGGTATCATGGCAGTAGCGACCAGAGCGATGTCAAAGGCAGTTATTGGCAGCCCATTAGCACTTTAGGCCTGCAATATGATATCGATAAAAAACAAGCACTGCGCATTAACGCCAGCTACGACTGGCAGGATCGGGTGGCGGATAATGATGACGTGAAGCTGTCTTATATGCGCTATTTTTAG
- a CDS encoding DUF2147 domain-containing protein: MSKTIKPLLLSVGLVLGINASAADPLNNTKWVNYNKKGEANAVLKFNENGGKLSAEIVDILDKPANNKKCASCKGKFQNKPLAGATVIWDLKPDPNNPNRYIDGEGIDPKTGITFSGKAQLEGDSLKLRGYKGISLIGKTHVLKRL; encoded by the coding sequence ATGAGTAAAACTATCAAACCATTATTACTGAGCGTCGGACTAGTATTAGGGATCAATGCCAGTGCAGCTGATCCGCTTAATAATACTAAATGGGTCAATTATAATAAAAAAGGTGAAGCTAATGCGGTACTCAAATTCAATGAAAATGGTGGCAAACTCTCAGCTGAGATCGTCGATATATTAGACAAACCTGCAAACAATAAAAAATGTGCTAGCTGTAAAGGTAAGTTCCAAAATAAACCTTTAGCAGGAGCGACGGTCATTTGGGATTTAAAACCAGATCCTAATAACCCGAATCGCTATATTGATGGCGAAGGCATTGATCCAAAAACAGGTATAACTTTTTCTGGAAAAGCACAGTTAGAAGGAGATAGCCTTAAATTGCGCGGTTATAAAGGCATCTCGTTAATCGGCAAAACCCATGTGCTCAAACGCCTTTAG
- a CDS encoding NAD-dependent epimerase/dehydratase family protein — MINQNWLIIGQGDIGVPVTNTLAQGNLAVTGLARNERSHYALDDKAKFIQADALKLSAEQLQAFTRIAIIVTPDEYSTSGYNNSYLAICQHLAQLAEQLTELERIVFISSTGVYGQDNGEWIDEYTAPITPKRDASKVIRQAEQALQSGFGDKAIVIRPSGIYGRERLMRLRKARETDKEPIAAEHWSNRIMDRDLVAIIAKVLTIEAPESIKPLYIATDYRPVTTLELGIWLSEQVGAEPPTVDQNKTAVTGKRLHSNIPLAWLTYPDWQVGYQDILQHQQD; from the coding sequence ATGATTAATCAAAACTGGCTGATTATTGGTCAAGGTGACATCGGCGTACCAGTGACTAATACGCTTGCCCAAGGTAACTTAGCGGTTACTGGGCTGGCTCGTAATGAGCGCAGCCACTATGCTTTAGATGATAAGGCCAAATTTATACAAGCTGATGCGCTAAAGCTCAGTGCTGAGCAGTTGCAAGCTTTTACTCGTATCGCTATTATTGTCACTCCTGATGAGTATTCGACTAGTGGTTATAACAATAGTTACTTAGCGATTTGCCAGCATTTGGCGCAACTTGCAGAGCAATTAACCGAGCTTGAGCGTATCGTTTTTATTTCATCAACCGGGGTTTATGGGCAAGATAATGGCGAGTGGATTGATGAATATACCGCTCCTATTACTCCTAAGCGTGATGCTTCAAAGGTGATACGCCAAGCAGAGCAAGCACTTCAAAGCGGCTTTGGCGACAAGGCTATTGTTATTCGTCCTAGTGGGATTTATGGACGCGAGCGCTTGATGCGCCTGCGCAAGGCGCGCGAGACTGATAAAGAGCCAATCGCCGCTGAGCACTGGAGCAATCGCATTATGGATCGTGATTTGGTAGCGATTATTGCGAAAGTGCTCACTATTGAGGCGCCAGAATCTATCAAGCCACTTTATATCGCTACTGATTATCGCCCGGTTACTACCCTTGAGCTTGGTATTTGGCTCAGTGAGCAAGTAGGAGCTGAGCCGCCTACGGTTGATCAGAATAAAACGGCAGTTACGGGCAAACGCTTACACAGCAACATTCCGTTAGCATGGCTGACTTATCCTGATTGGCAAGTAGGTTATCAGGATATCTTGCAACACCAGCAAGATTAA
- the ampD gene encoding 1,6-anhydro-N-acetylmuramyl-L-alanine amidase AmpD, which translates to MSISSSTSALSLQPMSISEGRLSAATWLASPNYNQRPEGIAVDTIVIHNISLPPDKFGACDTNGLHYVKALFTNQLDWEAHPYFQTIKGAKVSAHILIERDGSITQFVNFEERAWHAGRSSYLGRAECNDYSIGIELEGSDFVVFEDVQYQALVNVIKAIYDAYPKTRRHLTGHSDIAPGRKTDPGGYFDWVRLRAMITQTHLD; encoded by the coding sequence ATGTCCATCTCATCATCCACTTCAGCTCTATCCCTTCAGCCTATGTCGATTAGCGAGGGGCGCTTGTCAGCAGCGACTTGGCTAGCTTCGCCCAATTATAATCAACGTCCTGAGGGTATAGCGGTTGATACTATCGTTATTCACAATATCAGCCTACCCCCTGACAAATTCGGGGCTTGCGACACTAATGGCTTACATTACGTCAAGGCATTATTTACTAATCAATTGGACTGGGAGGCGCATCCCTACTTTCAAACCATCAAGGGTGCAAAGGTCTCGGCACATATACTGATTGAGCGTGATGGCTCAATTACCCAGTTTGTCAATTTCGAAGAGCGAGCTTGGCATGCTGGCCGCTCAAGCTACCTTGGACGCGCTGAGTGTAATGATTATAGCATTGGTATCGAGCTTGAAGGTTCTGATTTTGTGGTCTTTGAGGACGTACAATACCAAGCACTGGTAAATGTAATTAAGGCTATTTATGACGCTTATCCTAAAACCCGTCGTCATTTAACTGGGCATAGTGATATTGCACCGGGCCGCAAGACTGACCCCGGGGGTTATTTCGATTGGGTACGCCTGCGAGCGATGATTACTCAAACACACCTTGATTAA
- the murJ gene encoding murein biosynthesis integral membrane protein MurJ — protein MAKSILFRSTMVVSSMTMLSRILGLVRDIVLLSVFGAGGLMDAFLVAFKIPNFLRRLFAEGAFSQAFVPVLSEYKEKYSLQQVQILVSRTSGALLLILSMLTVVVILMAPWVVALFAPGFADQPDKFAITAELLRLTFPYLLFISMTAFASGILQSYGRFAAPAFAPVLLNLCMIGGALIFAPMFDTPIMALGYAVAIAGLLQFLIQLPQLWQQKLLVAPKVDFKHEGVKRILKLMLPAIFGVSVTQINLLLNTVFASLMIGGSVSWLYAAERMSELPLGLIGVAIGTVILPSLSKSEAQKDDITFKKTIDWAARLIILVGIPASAALFVLADALMQALFLRGEFSLRDAQMSSLALRSMAGGILGFMLIKIFAPAFFARQDTKTPVKIGIVSVFANMIFSVIFIGIFYFLEMPLHGGLALATTGAAFVNAGLLYYFLHKRNIFRFDHHWKKLFVQFLIATTAMVAVLYLMLPYFPTDSVQWHRLIALLIMCVVGALVYGVVLLATGFRPRQLRHG, from the coding sequence ATGGCAAAAAGTATATTGTTTCGTTCAACGATGGTGGTCAGTAGTATGACCATGCTATCGCGTATCTTAGGGTTAGTACGGGATATCGTCTTATTAAGTGTCTTTGGTGCCGGCGGGCTGATGGATGCGTTTTTGGTCGCCTTTAAGATCCCTAACTTTTTGCGGCGGTTGTTTGCTGAAGGCGCTTTTAGCCAAGCTTTTGTACCTGTATTATCTGAATATAAAGAAAAATATAGCTTACAACAAGTACAGATATTGGTCAGCCGTACCTCAGGAGCACTGCTGCTAATACTGTCTATGCTGACAGTAGTGGTTATTTTAATGGCGCCTTGGGTAGTGGCATTATTTGCTCCAGGCTTTGCCGATCAGCCCGACAAGTTTGCTATTACCGCTGAGCTACTGCGCCTAACCTTTCCTTATTTATTATTTATTTCTATGACCGCCTTTGCCAGCGGCATTTTACAAAGCTATGGTCGTTTTGCGGCGCCCGCCTTTGCGCCTGTATTATTAAACCTTTGTATGATTGGTGGCGCACTTATCTTTGCTCCCATGTTCGATACGCCTATTATGGCTCTCGGTTATGCCGTCGCTATCGCAGGTTTATTACAGTTTTTGATTCAACTGCCGCAGCTATGGCAACAAAAGCTGTTGGTCGCACCCAAAGTTGACTTCAAGCACGAAGGCGTCAAACGTATTCTAAAATTGATGCTACCCGCTATTTTTGGGGTTTCTGTTACCCAAATTAATCTACTATTAAATACCGTTTTTGCCTCGTTGATGATTGGCGGCTCGGTCTCTTGGCTGTATGCGGCTGAGCGTATGAGTGAGCTGCCACTGGGGCTAATTGGGGTAGCTATTGGGACCGTTATTTTGCCCAGCTTGTCTAAAAGTGAAGCACAAAAAGATGACATTACCTTTAAAAAGACTATTGATTGGGCGGCGCGTCTCATCATCTTGGTAGGTATTCCAGCTTCAGCGGCTCTATTTGTACTCGCTGATGCCCTCATGCAAGCGCTGTTCTTACGCGGGGAATTCTCGCTGCGAGATGCGCAAATGAGTTCGCTGGCGTTACGCAGTATGGCCGGAGGCATCCTAGGTTTTATGCTCATTAAGATCTTTGCGCCTGCGTTTTTTGCTCGTCAAGATACCAAAACTCCAGTAAAAATCGGTATTGTCTCAGTATTTGCCAATATGATTTTTAGTGTGATTTTTATTGGTATATTTTACTTCCTTGAGATGCCTTTACATGGCGGTCTAGCGCTAGCAACCACTGGCGCCGCTTTTGTAAACGCCGGGCTGCTCTATTACTTCTTGCATAAGCGCAATATTTTCCGTTTTGATCATCACTGGAAAAAACTCTTTGTACAGTTTTTGATAGCTACTACCGCTATGGTCGCTGTGCTTTATTTGA
- the pyrE gene encoding orotate phosphoribosyltransferase gives MAQAQTPQNTAFSSHAFIQLALDNEVLKFGEFVLKSGRISPYFFNAGLLATGEMLSLLARGYADALAKQIAANDNKADGLVIFGAAYKGIPFVAATAQALWLHHGINAEWGYNRKEAKTHGEGGNLVGAEVNGKAVWILDDVITAGTAMREVVEILQQAGASVAGILVALDRKEKGQNEHSAIQELATTLQVPVQALIDMDDLIGYLADNNSAQQDQAQLAKMQHYRERYGI, from the coding sequence ATGGCTCAAGCTCAAACTCCTCAAAATACAGCATTTTCCTCTCATGCTTTTATTCAATTGGCGCTAGATAATGAAGTGCTTAAATTTGGCGAGTTTGTACTAAAGTCCGGGCGCATCAGTCCTTACTTTTTCAATGCCGGCTTGTTAGCTACCGGCGAGATGTTGTCGCTATTAGCCCGTGGTTATGCCGATGCATTAGCCAAACAAATCGCTGCCAATGATAATAAAGCGGATGGGTTGGTTATCTTCGGTGCCGCTTATAAAGGTATTCCTTTTGTTGCCGCTACGGCGCAGGCTTTGTGGTTACATCATGGTATCAATGCCGAGTGGGGTTATAACCGTAAGGAAGCCAAAACTCACGGTGAGGGCGGCAATTTAGTCGGCGCCGAGGTTAATGGTAAAGCAGTTTGGATACTCGATGACGTTATTACCGCGGGTACTGCTATGCGTGAAGTTGTAGAGATCTTACAGCAGGCGGGCGCTAGCGTTGCCGGTATTCTGGTTGCTTTGGATCGTAAAGAAAAAGGTCAAAATGAGCATTCAGCGATTCAAGAGCTGGCGACCACTCTGCAAGTGCCGGTTCAAGCGCTAATCGATATGGACGACTTAATTGGTTATTTGGCGGACAACAATAGCGCACAGCAAGACCAAGCCCAATTGGCAAAAATGCAGCATTACCGTGAGCGTTACGGCATATAA